In Streptomyces sp. DG2A-72, one genomic interval encodes:
- a CDS encoding AraC family transcriptional regulator yields the protein MAGSGERARHWQYAELPGVDLLRARYIHKTFVRHTHENFVIAAIAEGVEVFHHRGADEYAGPGALALVNPDTAHTGRAGVPEGWRYGAVYPSPEVVAEIAAETTTIRGTPGFISPVVDDPYTVSLVHQVLRAADEGNALAADTLLRVAVTRLLRLNGGPLPRRDPRTAGARIAARARAVLEERMAEPPTLERLAAEFGTSPFALLRAFRDAYGMPPHAWLTDARVRRARRLLDAGSTPAEAAVAVGFTDQPHLNRHFSRIVGVPPGAYRRERKNVQDAQQGLRLPSQAWQTIQLSRRYAPEQKTGPTPPSSATPSESGSP from the coding sequence ATGGCCGGTTCGGGTGAGCGGGCGCGGCACTGGCAGTACGCGGAGCTGCCCGGTGTCGATCTGCTGCGGGCCCGGTACATCCACAAGACCTTCGTGCGGCACACGCACGAGAACTTCGTCATCGCCGCCATAGCCGAGGGCGTGGAGGTGTTCCACCACCGCGGTGCCGACGAGTACGCCGGCCCCGGCGCGCTCGCGCTGGTCAACCCGGACACCGCGCACACCGGCCGTGCGGGCGTGCCCGAGGGATGGCGGTACGGCGCCGTGTACCCCTCGCCGGAGGTCGTGGCCGAGATCGCCGCGGAGACCACGACGATCCGCGGTACCCCCGGCTTCATCAGCCCCGTGGTCGACGATCCGTACACCGTGAGCCTGGTGCATCAGGTGCTCCGAGCCGCCGACGAGGGCAACGCGCTGGCCGCCGACACCCTGCTGAGGGTCGCGGTGACCCGGCTGCTCAGGCTGAACGGCGGGCCGCTGCCGCGGCGAGACCCGCGGACGGCAGGCGCGCGGATCGCGGCACGCGCGCGTGCCGTGCTGGAGGAGCGGATGGCCGAGCCGCCGACTTTGGAGCGGCTGGCGGCCGAGTTCGGAACCAGTCCCTTCGCCCTGCTTCGGGCTTTCCGGGACGCCTACGGGATGCCGCCGCATGCCTGGCTCACCGACGCGCGCGTGCGGCGGGCGCGACGCCTCCTGGACGCGGGTTCGACGCCCGCCGAGGCGGCCGTGGCGGTGGGGTTCACCGATCAGCCCCACCTGAACCGCCACTTCAGCCGGATCGTCGGGGTCCCTCCGGGGGCGTACCGGCGTGAGCGCAAGAACGTACAAGACGCGCAGCAGGGGCTGCGCCTACCGTCCCAGGCGTGGCAGACCATACAGCTCTCCCGGAGATACGCGCCGGAGCAGAAGACAGGGCCGACGCCGCCGTCGTCCGCGACGCCCTCGGAGTCGGGGTCGCCGTAG
- a CDS encoding AzlC family ABC transporter permease codes for MADHTALPEIRAGAEDRADAAVVRDALGVGVAVGLSGFAFGVTSAGSGLTLLQTCALSLLVFTGASQFALVGALAAGGNPFTAAAGAFFLGVRNAFYGLRLSQLLALPRAVRPFAAQWVIDETAAVALAQPTRRSARIGFAVTGLALYVLWNLTTLLGALGAEAIGDTDAWGIDAAGPAVFLALLAPMLKSTTERAVAALAVLLGLGLLPVLPAGVPVLAAALAAPVVLFLEGRRRGTVRDEAEEEAR; via the coding sequence GTGGCAGACCATACAGCTCTCCCGGAGATACGCGCCGGAGCAGAAGACAGGGCCGACGCCGCCGTCGTCCGCGACGCCCTCGGAGTCGGGGTCGCCGTAGGACTGTCCGGGTTCGCCTTCGGGGTGACCTCGGCCGGAAGCGGGCTCACGCTCCTGCAGACCTGTGCGCTGAGCCTTCTGGTGTTCACCGGCGCGTCCCAGTTCGCGCTGGTGGGGGCGCTGGCGGCGGGCGGCAATCCGTTCACGGCAGCCGCGGGTGCCTTCTTCCTTGGCGTGCGCAACGCCTTCTACGGGCTGCGGCTGTCGCAGTTGCTGGCACTCCCGCGCGCGGTGCGGCCGTTCGCCGCCCAGTGGGTCATCGACGAGACGGCGGCCGTGGCGCTCGCGCAGCCGACGCGACGCAGCGCCCGTATCGGCTTCGCCGTCACCGGACTGGCCCTGTACGTGCTGTGGAACCTCACCACGCTGCTCGGCGCGCTGGGAGCCGAAGCCATCGGCGACACGGACGCGTGGGGGATCGACGCGGCAGGGCCGGCAGTCTTCCTGGCACTGCTCGCGCCGATGCTGAAATCCACCACCGAGCGGGCCGTGGCCGCTCTCGCCGTCCTCCTGGGCCTTGGCCTACTGCCTGTCCTGCCCGCCGGAGTGCCGGTCCTGGCGGCCGCGCTCGCGGCACCGGTGGTGCTCTTCCTGGAGGGGCGGCGCAGGGGCACCGTACGCGACGAGGCGGAAGAGGAGGCCCGTTGA
- a CDS encoding AzlD domain-containing protein, with protein sequence MNIWIAIAATAVGCYAVKLAGLLVPAGALERPLVRRLAALLPVALLAALTAQQTFDDGRALVLDARAAGLAAAAVALVLRAPFLLVVAAAVVVTAGVRAVGG encoded by the coding sequence TTGAACATCTGGATCGCGATCGCCGCGACCGCCGTCGGCTGCTACGCCGTCAAGCTCGCCGGACTGCTCGTGCCCGCGGGTGCCCTCGAGAGGCCGCTTGTCAGGCGCCTGGCAGCCCTGCTGCCCGTCGCCCTCCTCGCCGCCCTCACGGCCCAGCAGACCTTCGACGACGGCCGCGCTCTGGTGCTGGACGCCAGGGCCGCCGGTCTCGCCGCAGCCGCTGTCGCACTGGTGCTGCGCGCTCCGTTCCTGTTGGTCGTCGCGGCGGCCGTGGTGGTGACGGCCGGGGTGCGCGCCGTGGGCGGGTGA
- a CDS encoding DUF3046 domain-containing protein, whose product MRLTVFWQRMADHFGQGYADTFARDHVMAELGGRTVYGALDAGWEAKDVWRVVCAVMNVPQDKR is encoded by the coding sequence ATGCGGTTGACGGTCTTCTGGCAGCGGATGGCTGACCACTTCGGTCAGGGATACGCCGATACGTTCGCGCGCGACCACGTGATGGCGGAGCTCGGCGGGCGCACGGTGTACGGGGCGCTCGATGCCGGCTGGGAGGCCAAGGACGTATGGCGCGTGGTTTGCGCGGTCATGAACGTGCCACAGGACAAGCGCTGA
- a CDS encoding AI-2E family transporter, which produces MARTDETGQVTPQASPLGTTPPTRPPADGAGSNARMPRWLPRAMVLALTLFAVFQLGSWAFHELTGLLINILIAFFLALAIEPAVSWMAARGMRRGLATFLVFFTVMIAAAGFVTLLGSMLAGQIIKIVEDFPNYLDSVINWVNAHFHADLKRVDIQEGLLRSDWLRSYVQNSATGVLDVSTQVLGGLFQLLTIALFSFYFAADGPRLRRAICSVLPPARQAEVLRAWEIAVIKTGGYLYSRGLMALVSGVAHYILLQILDVPYAPVLAVWVGLVSQFIPTIGTYLAGALPMLIAFTVDPWYALWVLIFVVIYQQFENYMLQPKLTAKTVDIHPAVAFGSVVAGTALLGAVGALIAIPAVATLQAFLGAYVKRYDVTDDPRVHGHRRGESGPGLFMRARELWATRPRTSADSRTER; this is translated from the coding sequence GTGGCACGCACTGACGAGACCGGCCAGGTCACCCCGCAGGCATCCCCGTTGGGCACGACGCCGCCCACCCGTCCCCCGGCCGACGGCGCCGGGTCGAACGCCCGCATGCCGCGCTGGCTGCCGCGCGCCATGGTGCTCGCGCTCACCCTCTTCGCCGTGTTCCAGTTGGGCAGTTGGGCCTTCCATGAGCTCACCGGCCTGTTGATCAACATCCTCATCGCCTTCTTCCTGGCCCTGGCCATCGAGCCCGCGGTGAGCTGGATGGCCGCGCGCGGGATGCGCAGGGGACTGGCCACCTTCCTCGTCTTCTTCACCGTGATGATCGCGGCCGCGGGGTTCGTCACGCTGCTCGGTTCGATGCTCGCGGGGCAGATCATCAAGATCGTCGAGGACTTCCCGAACTACCTCGACTCCGTGATCAACTGGGTCAACGCGCACTTTCACGCCGATCTGAAGCGGGTGGACATCCAGGAGGGTCTGCTCCGTTCCGACTGGCTGCGCAGCTACGTGCAGAACAGCGCCACCGGCGTCCTGGATGTATCCACCCAGGTCCTGGGAGGCCTGTTCCAGCTGCTGACGATCGCGCTGTTCTCGTTCTACTTCGCCGCGGACGGCCCCCGGCTGCGGCGCGCGATCTGCTCGGTGCTGCCGCCCGCCCGGCAGGCCGAGGTGCTGCGCGCGTGGGAGATCGCCGTCATCAAGACCGGTGGCTATCTGTACTCACGCGGCCTGATGGCGCTCGTCTCCGGAGTCGCGCACTACATCCTGCTCCAGATACTGGACGTGCCGTACGCGCCCGTGCTCGCCGTGTGGGTGGGCCTGGTCTCGCAGTTCATCCCCACCATCGGCACCTATCTCGCGGGCGCCCTGCCGATGCTGATCGCCTTCACCGTCGATCCCTGGTACGCGCTGTGGGTGCTGATCTTCGTCGTGATCTACCAGCAGTTCGAGAACTACATGCTGCAGCCCAAGCTGACCGCGAAGACCGTCGACATCCACCCCGCGGTCGCCTTCGGCTCGGTCGTCGCGGGCACTGCCCTCCTCGGTGCCGTCGGCGCGCTGATCGCCATTCCGGCGGTCGCCACGCTGCAGGCGTTCCTCGGGGCCTATGTGAAGCGGTACGACGTCACGGACGACCCCCGTGTCCATGGGCATCGGAGAGGGGAGTCCGGGCCCGGCCTGTTCATGCGGGCGCGTGAGCTGTGGGCGACCAGGCCCCGGACGAGCGCTGACTCCCGGACGGAGCGCTGA